A genomic window from Brevibacillus agri includes:
- a CDS encoding helix-turn-helix transcriptional regulator: MVIELTKRQEQILQIVKDDGPITGEHIAERLNLTRATLRPDLSILTMSGYLEARPRVGYFYAGRPASSVISERLHKLIVNDYKAVPIVVSESASAYDAIVTLFLEDVGTLFVVNQKGYLAGVISRKDLLRASLGNKTLEDVPVSIIMSRMPNIITCGPEETLYAAAKKLIDFQIDSLPVVRPSDEDPKQMELMGRVTKTTIAKAFVELGSEPKV, translated from the coding sequence TTGGTCATCGAGCTTACCAAGCGTCAAGAGCAGATCTTACAGATAGTGAAGGATGACGGACCGATTACAGGGGAGCATATCGCGGAGCGTCTCAATCTGACTCGCGCTACGTTGCGCCCTGATCTTTCCATCCTCACGATGTCAGGATATTTAGAAGCCAGACCTCGGGTCGGGTATTTTTATGCCGGCCGACCTGCAAGCTCCGTCATTAGTGAACGGCTTCACAAGCTTATTGTCAATGACTACAAGGCAGTGCCAATCGTAGTTTCCGAGTCCGCCTCCGCTTACGATGCCATCGTGACCCTCTTTCTGGAGGATGTCGGGACGTTGTTCGTTGTCAACCAAAAAGGGTATTTAGCTGGCGTCATCTCACGCAAGGACCTTTTGCGCGCTTCCCTCGGCAACAAGACGCTGGAGGATGTGCCAGTCAGCATCATCATGTCGCGGATGCCGAACATCATCACCTGCGGGCCAGAGGAAACCTTGTACGCGGCAGCGAAAAAGCTGATTGATTTCCAGATCGATTCCTTGCCTGTCGTGCGACCCAGTGACGAAGATCCGAAGCAGATGGAGTTGATGGGACGGGTTACGAAGACGACGATCGCCAAAGCATTTGTAGAACTGGGCAGCGAGCCGAAAGTGTAG
- a CDS encoding pyruvate, water dikinase regulatory protein has translation MQGNQQGQLIYVVSDSIGETAELVVRAGASQFDRFLFDVQKYPYIEDKESIDEIIASAKESKAMIVFTLVIPELNAYITQQAALHGIPAIDVMGPLMHTLQGMLKEPPTGKPGLVRRLDEEYFRKVDAIEFAVKYDDGRDPRGLLRADVVLIGVSRTSKTPLSMYLANKRLKVANVPLVPEVEPPEELFQLPPERCVGLTINPEQLNGIRTERLKALGLTAQANYANLDRIAEELAYSKRIIDRLGCKVIDVSNKAVEETANIILEMIRKNNLRNERK, from the coding sequence ATGCAAGGTAACCAACAAGGACAGCTCATCTACGTGGTCTCAGACTCCATCGGCGAAACGGCCGAGCTGGTCGTTCGCGCTGGAGCCAGCCAATTTGACCGTTTTTTGTTTGATGTGCAAAAGTATCCCTACATAGAAGACAAGGAATCCATCGACGAAATCATCGCTTCCGCCAAGGAATCGAAAGCGATGATCGTTTTTACTCTGGTAATCCCGGAGCTGAACGCGTACATTACCCAGCAAGCGGCCTTGCACGGCATTCCTGCGATTGATGTGATGGGCCCGCTCATGCACACGCTACAGGGCATGCTCAAGGAGCCGCCGACAGGCAAGCCAGGGCTTGTGCGTCGACTGGACGAGGAGTACTTCCGCAAGGTGGACGCGATCGAGTTCGCCGTCAAATACGACGACGGCCGCGACCCGCGCGGGCTTTTGCGCGCGGACGTCGTTTTGATCGGGGTATCGCGCACCTCCAAGACACCGCTCTCCATGTACTTGGCGAACAAGCGCCTGAAAGTGGCGAATGTTCCCCTCGTTCCGGAGGTGGAGCCGCCGGAAGAGCTGTTCCAGCTCCCGCCAGAACGGTGTGTCGGGTTGACCATTAATCCGGAGCAGTTGAACGGCATCCGCACCGAGCGACTGAAAGCGCTCGGATTGACGGCGCAAGCCAACTACGCCAATCTCGACCGGATTGCGGAAGAGCTGGCCTACTCCAAGCGGATTATCGACCGTCTGGGCTGTAAGGTGATCGACGTGTCGAACAAGGCTGTGGAGGAAACGGCCAACATCATTTTGGAGATGATTCGCAAAAACAACCTCCGCAACGAAAGAAAATAG
- the glyS gene encoding glycine--tRNA ligase subunit beta has product MSKRDLLVEVGLEEMPARFVALAASQFKEKVEKWLTAERVPFDQITALETPRRFALLIHGLAEKQPDRNDEAKGPAKKIAQDEAGNWTKAALGFARSNNVDPNDLYFKEVNGVEYVHARKAEAGKATTEILPQLADVIAGMSFPKNMRWGARDLKYVRPIRWLVALFGEELIDLEIAGVKSGRVSRGHRFLGTEVTLNNPGEYVSKLAEQHVIVNPEERRALIVEQIRRMEQEHGWTIPMDEGLLDEVVHLVEYPTALYGTFEAEFLTIPREVLVTSMREHQRYFPVENAQGQLLNHFVTVRNGDSRALENVAKGNEKVLRARLSDARFFYVEDQKLSIESCLKRLETIVFHEELGTIGDKVRRVRKTAGLIASKLGVTAEEAKQVDRIAEIAKFDLVTNMVGEFPELQGIMGEDYARKAGESDLVARGVFEHYLPRFAGDLMPASAQGAIASMADKLDTIVGCFSIGIVPTGSQDPYGLRRMAAGIVAILLERNWQLSLDELWDAALEGYAAQGVSKRTVEEVKKDLVDFFALRLKNVLQENGVRYDVVDAVLSADLTRVPDVLAKAKALMATVSAEDFKLIVEQFNRVNNLAQKAEADSVDEALFAEEAERNLYQSYQSVESEVQGLADQEKILATLSTLREPIQGFFDKVMVMAEDQAVRANRLGLLLRISRLLNGYADFAKIVFA; this is encoded by the coding sequence ATGAGTAAACGCGATTTGCTCGTAGAAGTTGGTCTGGAAGAAATGCCAGCGCGGTTTGTGGCACTGGCAGCATCGCAATTCAAGGAAAAAGTGGAAAAATGGCTGACGGCAGAACGCGTGCCATTTGACCAGATTACGGCGCTGGAAACGCCGCGCCGCTTTGCCTTGCTGATCCACGGCCTTGCGGAAAAGCAGCCGGATCGCAACGATGAAGCGAAAGGTCCGGCCAAAAAAATCGCCCAGGACGAAGCGGGCAACTGGACCAAGGCAGCGCTCGGCTTTGCGCGCAGCAACAACGTCGACCCGAACGACCTGTACTTCAAGGAAGTAAACGGCGTGGAGTATGTACATGCAAGAAAAGCGGAGGCAGGCAAGGCGACGACGGAAATTTTGCCGCAGCTCGCCGATGTGATCGCGGGCATGAGCTTCCCGAAAAACATGCGCTGGGGCGCAAGAGATTTGAAATACGTTCGTCCGATTCGCTGGCTCGTTGCCCTGTTTGGCGAAGAGCTGATTGACCTGGAAATCGCAGGCGTCAAAAGCGGTCGCGTCTCCCGCGGCCATCGCTTCCTGGGCACAGAAGTGACGTTGAACAACCCGGGCGAGTACGTGAGCAAGCTGGCCGAGCAGCACGTCATTGTCAATCCGGAAGAGCGCCGGGCGTTGATCGTGGAGCAAATCCGCCGTATGGAGCAGGAGCACGGCTGGACGATTCCGATGGATGAGGGGCTGCTCGATGAAGTCGTTCACCTCGTGGAGTATCCGACCGCACTCTACGGCACGTTCGAAGCGGAGTTTTTGACGATTCCGCGTGAGGTTCTGGTCACCTCCATGCGCGAGCATCAGCGCTACTTCCCGGTGGAAAACGCGCAAGGCCAACTGCTCAACCACTTTGTCACCGTGCGCAACGGCGACAGCCGCGCGCTGGAGAACGTCGCAAAAGGAAACGAAAAAGTGTTGCGTGCCCGTCTCTCTGACGCCCGCTTCTTCTATGTAGAGGACCAGAAGCTGTCCATCGAAAGCTGCCTGAAGCGCCTGGAGACGATCGTGTTCCATGAAGAGCTGGGAACGATCGGCGACAAGGTGCGCCGCGTCCGCAAGACGGCGGGACTGATCGCAAGCAAGCTCGGCGTCACTGCCGAAGAAGCCAAGCAAGTAGACCGCATCGCCGAAATCGCCAAGTTTGACCTCGTGACGAACATGGTCGGCGAGTTTCCTGAGCTGCAAGGCATCATGGGTGAAGATTACGCCCGCAAGGCAGGCGAGTCCGACCTCGTGGCGCGCGGCGTGTTCGAGCACTACTTGCCGCGCTTTGCCGGGGACCTCATGCCTGCCTCTGCCCAAGGCGCGATCGCGAGCATGGCTGACAAGCTCGACACGATCGTCGGCTGCTTCTCCATCGGCATCGTGCCGACAGGCTCCCAAGACCCGTACGGCCTGCGCCGGATGGCGGCGGGAATCGTCGCCATTTTGCTGGAACGCAACTGGCAACTGTCTTTGGACGAACTGTGGGATGCGGCGCTGGAAGGCTATGCGGCACAGGGCGTAAGCAAACGTACCGTGGAAGAAGTGAAAAAGGACTTGGTCGACTTCTTCGCTCTGCGCCTGAAAAACGTCCTGCAGGAAAACGGAGTCCGCTACGATGTGGTGGATGCCGTGCTGAGCGCAGATTTGACGCGGGTGCCTGACGTGCTGGCAAAAGCGAAGGCATTGATGGCGACTGTCTCGGCCGAAGACTTCAAGCTGATCGTCGAGCAGTTTAACCGGGTGAACAACCTGGCGCAAAAAGCGGAAGCGGACAGCGTGGACGAAGCGCTGTTTGCCGAAGAAGCCGAGCGCAACCTGTATCAGTCTTACCAGTCCGTCGAAAGCGAAGTGCAGGGACTCGCCGATCAGGAGAAAATTTTGGCGACGCTCTCCACGCTGCGCGAGCCGATTCAAGGCTTTTTCGACAAGGTGATGGTCATGGCGGAAGATCAGGCGGTTCGCGCCAATCGCCTGGGCTTGCTGCTTCGCATCTCCCGTCTTTTGAACGGCTACGCCGACTTTGCAAAAATTGTGTTTGCGTAA
- the glyQ gene encoding glycine--tRNA ligase subunit alpha, producing the protein MKMTFQDIILTLQNFWAKQNCLIVQPYDVEKGAGTLNPMTFLRSIGPEPWNVAYVEPSRRPADGRYGENPNRLYQHHQFQVIMKPSPDNIQELYLESLRELGIEPLEHDIRFVEDNWEHPGLGAWGLGWEVWLDGMEITQFTYFQQVGGLECKPVAVELTYGLERLASYIQEKENVFDLEWCNGFTYGDVFLQPEYEHSKYTFELSDTDMLFTLYNTYEAEAKRLMKERLVYPAYDYVLKCSHTFNLLDARGAISVTERTGYIARVRNLSREVAQTYYAERERLGFPLLKKAGGQEEQTAQVKGEDTNE; encoded by the coding sequence ATGAAAATGACATTTCAAGACATCATTTTGACGCTGCAAAACTTTTGGGCGAAGCAAAATTGCCTGATCGTGCAGCCGTACGACGTGGAAAAAGGGGCGGGGACACTCAACCCGATGACATTTTTGCGCTCCATCGGCCCTGAGCCGTGGAATGTCGCTTATGTGGAGCCTTCCCGTCGCCCGGCGGATGGCCGCTACGGCGAAAACCCGAACCGCCTGTACCAGCACCACCAGTTCCAGGTCATCATGAAGCCGTCGCCGGACAACATCCAGGAGCTGTATCTGGAAAGTCTGCGTGAGCTCGGCATCGAGCCGTTGGAGCACGACATCCGCTTCGTGGAGGACAACTGGGAGCACCCGGGTCTGGGCGCGTGGGGGCTCGGCTGGGAAGTTTGGCTGGACGGCATGGAAATCACCCAGTTCACCTACTTCCAGCAAGTGGGCGGCCTGGAGTGCAAGCCGGTAGCGGTCGAGCTGACGTACGGCTTGGAGCGGCTGGCTTCCTACATTCAGGAAAAAGAAAACGTGTTCGACCTGGAATGGTGCAACGGCTTCACGTATGGAGACGTGTTCCTGCAGCCGGAGTACGAACACTCCAAATACACGTTCGAGCTGTCTGACACAGACATGCTGTTTACCCTCTACAACACGTACGAAGCAGAGGCAAAACGACTGATGAAGGAGCGTCTCGTCTACCCGGCGTACGACTATGTGCTGAAATGCTCGCACACGTTCAATCTGTTGGACGCCCGCGGCGCGATCAGCGTGACCGAGCGTACAGGCTATATCGCCCGCGTCCGCAATCTGTCGCGTGAAGTAGCGCAAACGTACTACGCGGAGCGCGAGCGTCTCGGCTTCCCGCTGCTGAAAAAAGCAGGCGGACAAGAGGAACAGACGGCACAGGTGAAGGGAGAGGATACAAATGAGTAA